One Nitrospira sp. DNA window includes the following coding sequences:
- a CDS encoding Nucleoside triphosphate pyrophosphohydrolase MazG, translating to MSERFDRVVAIMAQLRAPGGCPWDRKQTHESLKPYLIEETYEALDTIDRLDFAKLKEELGDVLLQVLFHSQIGTELGTFTIDDVLQQLAEKLVRRHPHVFGDGADGKPALNPDQVVHRWEDIKRAERKDAGKPESLLHDIPQALPALLRAYQTQVRAARVGFDWPDNQQGLADVLAKVDEEIDELRRAVGDAAATTKSSPEPTSEMTAELGDLLFSLVNVARHLKVNPEESLRQATNRFTTRFHFIERQAERSGRSVSDLTTAEMDRYWDEAKRLESSQSIEATAALPPATGTTKALP from the coding sequence ATGTCCGAACGGTTCGACAGAGTCGTAGCCATCATGGCCCAGCTTCGAGCACCAGGCGGGTGCCCATGGGACCGCAAACAGACCCACGAATCCCTCAAGCCCTACCTGATCGAAGAAACCTATGAAGCCTTGGATACGATCGACCGGCTCGACTTTGCCAAGTTGAAGGAAGAACTGGGCGACGTGTTGTTGCAGGTGCTGTTTCACAGCCAAATCGGAACGGAACTGGGCACCTTCACCATCGACGACGTGTTGCAACAACTGGCCGAGAAACTGGTGCGTCGCCATCCCCATGTGTTCGGTGACGGGGCCGACGGCAAACCGGCCCTGAATCCGGACCAGGTGGTCCATCGGTGGGAAGACATCAAGCGGGCCGAGCGCAAGGACGCCGGAAAACCGGAGTCGCTCCTGCACGACATTCCCCAAGCCCTTCCGGCCCTGCTGCGCGCCTATCAAACCCAGGTTCGAGCCGCGCGCGTCGGGTTCGACTGGCCCGATAACCAACAGGGGCTGGCCGATGTCCTCGCCAAGGTGGACGAAGAGATCGACGAACTCCGCCGGGCCGTCGGCGATGCGGCTGCGACCACCAAATCCTCACCGGAGCCTACATCGGAAATGACCGCGGAACTGGGCGATCTCCTGTTTTCATTGGTCAACGTCGCCCGGCACCTCAAGGTGAATCCGGAAGAGTCGCTCCGCCAAGCCACGAATCGCTTCACGACCCGTTTCCATTTTATCGAACGACAGGCTGAACGCAGCGGGCGAAGCGTCAGCGACCTGACGACGGCTGAAATGGATCGCTATTGGGATGAGGCGAAGAGGCTGGAATCTTCCCAGTCCATTGAAGCCACAGCAGCCCTCCCTCCTGCGACGGGAACTACAAAGGCTCTGCCATGA
- a CDS encoding nitrogen regulation protein NtrY, putative — protein MPDSMDMTKLVPPGVLQENKPPSSSSIEHERRKRHVRPVWIVLILLLPCLALTVYYAQTAIPLGEESDSFLPSTGYAFVLLLVNLDLIGLVVLTLLLSRNLIKAYFERRHRLVGSGFRAKLVAAFIGFSLIPTVLLALVASGLVNKAVDVWFNDQIEHVMKDSYEVARMHHAGHVSLAINSARAISHEIFREELLLPEQRDLLVAAIARKRTEYATAGIEVFSSKMETLTKSLDPEVPVAVLDLPIGQLVLQVINGKQELTSVQEAQTGRLVRAGVPIASTLRRGEVEGVVVVDAYVPESLLGKMESIGRQYSEYKQMKAMKNPIKAGAYLLVAVITVMILFSATWFGFYVARGITVPIQRLAEATEAIAQGDLSVRIEAKATDEIGTLVESFNRMTADLQSSKTKVEEANVSLRQSNLELDRRRAYIETVVDTIAAGLLSIDRQGIITTFNPSAERILGLWADRFRGRSANEVFKEFKLDLFQSVYDRMLADHRENIALEGQLDLQGRFLTIGVHCSRMKDESHKDLGFVLIFEDLSELIKAQKAAAWREVAQRIAHEIKNPLTPIQLSAQRLRKKFQDKAPDFDRICDESTQVIVNEVGSLKQMLDEFSKFARMPAPHMTMGSLDDVVKEVVALYQSAHREIECVVDLDPDLPPFNFDREQIKRALVNLCDNGIHAMNHKGHLWITTRYDMKQRRAIVTVADEGTGIAPEDQEKLFVPYFSRKKTGTGLGLAIVRRIVTDHDGQIHAGNHQPKGASFTFELPV, from the coding sequence ATGCCGGATTCGATGGACATGACGAAGCTCGTCCCGCCTGGCGTCCTGCAAGAAAATAAGCCGCCGTCGTCTTCCTCCATCGAGCATGAGCGGCGAAAACGCCATGTCCGGCCGGTCTGGATCGTCCTGATCCTGTTGCTGCCCTGTCTGGCCCTCACCGTCTACTATGCTCAAACGGCGATTCCTCTCGGCGAGGAGTCGGACTCTTTTCTGCCCAGCACCGGGTATGCCTTCGTGCTCTTGCTGGTCAATCTCGACTTGATCGGGTTGGTCGTCCTCACCCTGCTCCTGTCGCGCAACCTCATCAAGGCCTATTTCGAGCGGCGGCATCGGCTCGTGGGGTCGGGCTTCCGGGCGAAGTTGGTCGCCGCCTTCATCGGGTTTTCCCTGATCCCCACCGTCTTGCTGGCGTTGGTCGCCAGCGGTCTGGTCAATAAGGCCGTGGATGTTTGGTTCAACGATCAGATCGAACATGTCATGAAGGATTCGTATGAAGTCGCGCGCATGCACCATGCCGGACATGTGTCGCTGGCAATCAACAGCGCACGCGCCATCAGCCATGAGATCTTCCGCGAAGAGCTGCTGTTGCCCGAGCAACGGGATCTGCTGGTGGCGGCGATCGCCCGCAAGCGAACGGAATATGCGACGGCCGGGATCGAAGTCTTTTCCTCGAAGATGGAGACCTTGACCAAGTCGCTCGATCCTGAAGTGCCGGTCGCGGTGCTGGATCTGCCGATCGGCCAACTGGTGCTGCAGGTCATCAACGGCAAGCAGGAACTCACCTCCGTCCAGGAGGCCCAGACTGGGCGGCTGGTGAGGGCCGGCGTCCCGATCGCGTCTACCCTGCGCCGCGGCGAGGTCGAAGGGGTGGTGGTCGTGGATGCCTACGTGCCCGAGTCGTTGCTCGGCAAGATGGAAAGCATCGGGCGCCAATACTCCGAGTATAAACAGATGAAGGCGATGAAGAACCCCATCAAGGCCGGGGCCTATCTGCTCGTGGCGGTGATTACCGTCATGATTCTGTTCAGTGCCACCTGGTTCGGGTTCTATGTGGCGCGCGGCATCACCGTGCCGATTCAACGGCTGGCCGAGGCCACGGAAGCCATTGCGCAGGGGGATTTGTCGGTGCGGATCGAAGCCAAGGCGACGGATGAAATCGGCACCCTGGTCGAATCCTTCAACCGCATGACGGCCGATTTGCAGAGCAGCAAAACGAAGGTGGAGGAGGCCAACGTGTCGCTTCGGCAGTCCAACCTGGAACTGGATCGCCGGCGCGCCTACATCGAAACGGTGGTCGATACGATCGCGGCGGGGCTCCTCTCCATCGATCGGCAGGGGATCATCACCACGTTCAATCCCTCGGCGGAGCGCATTCTGGGGCTCTGGGCCGACCGGTTCCGCGGCCGGTCCGCCAACGAGGTGTTCAAGGAATTCAAACTGGACCTGTTTCAGTCCGTCTACGATCGCATGTTGGCCGACCATCGCGAGAACATCGCGCTCGAAGGGCAGTTGGACTTGCAGGGGCGGTTCCTGACCATCGGCGTGCATTGTTCCCGGATGAAGGACGAGTCGCACAAGGACCTCGGGTTCGTGCTGATCTTCGAGGACCTGTCGGAATTGATCAAGGCGCAGAAGGCGGCGGCCTGGCGTGAAGTCGCGCAGCGGATCGCCCACGAGATCAAGAACCCGCTCACGCCCATTCAACTGTCCGCGCAACGGCTGCGAAAAAAGTTCCAGGACAAGGCGCCGGACTTCGACCGGATCTGCGACGAATCCACCCAGGTGATCGTCAACGAGGTCGGCAGCCTCAAGCAAATGCTGGACGAGTTCTCGAAATTCGCACGGATGCCGGCCCCGCACATGACGATGGGGTCGCTGGACGATGTCGTGAAGGAAGTGGTCGCGCTCTATCAGAGTGCGCATCGCGAGATCGAATGTGTGGTGGATCTCGACCCCGATCTGCCGCCGTTCAACTTCGATCGGGAACAAATCAAACGGGCGTTGGTGAATCTGTGCGATAACGGCATTCACGCGATGAATCACAAGGGGCATTTGTGGATCACGACCCGTTACGACATGAAACAACGCCGTGCGATTGTGACGGTGGCGGACGAGGGCACCGGGATCGCGCCGGAAGATCAGGAAAAGTTGTTCGTGCCGTATTTCTCCCGAAAGAAGACGGGAACCGGGTTGGGCCTGGCGATCGTGCGGCGGATCGTGACCGATCACGACGGCCAGATTCACGCGGGGAACCATCAGCCCAAGGGGGCATCGTTTACCTTCGAGCTGCCGGTGTGA
- a CDS encoding Two-component system response regulator protein: MSASILIVDDEVSILNSLSSILEDEGYEVTVAKSGVEALKLCAVNPPELMMLDIWMPEMDGLETLRRLRDLVPNTQVMMMSGHGSIETAVKAIKLGAYDYIEKPLSLENVTLRVKHALDQHRLEQENRTLRTKVEGKFELIGQAPVMQQLRQIIETAGPTNSRVLIGGENGTGKELVARAIHQHSARVGRPFVAVNCAAIPETLIESELFGHERGSFSGATAMKRGQFEQADGGTLFLDEIADMSLNTQAKVLRALQEQQFTRVGGTKLIKVDVRVLAASNKDLLKEIEKGTFREDLFYRLNVVPIVVPTLRDRREDIPLLVKHFLRVHAEEQGLKIKQVSPEAMDVFMQYEWPGNIRELRNLIERLMIMVPGSVIEASHASMALQVRPQLSAPQSAVAAQPANTLLTKHYDSLRDARNAFEKEFIARKLREHHWNISRTAEDLKIERSHLHRKIKLLDVEMRPES, from the coding sequence ATGTCTGCCTCGATTCTCATTGTCGATGATGAAGTGTCCATCCTGAACTCCTTAAGCAGCATCCTGGAGGATGAGGGCTATGAGGTCACCGTGGCCAAGAGCGGCGTCGAGGCCCTCAAGCTCTGCGCGGTGAATCCTCCGGAACTGATGATGTTGGATATTTGGATGCCTGAGATGGACGGGTTGGAGACGCTGCGGCGATTGCGGGATTTAGTGCCGAACACGCAGGTCATGATGATGTCCGGCCATGGGTCGATCGAGACGGCGGTGAAGGCCATCAAGCTCGGGGCCTACGACTACATTGAAAAGCCGCTCTCGCTCGAAAACGTCACGCTGCGGGTGAAACATGCCTTGGATCAACACCGGTTGGAGCAGGAAAATCGCACCCTCCGCACGAAGGTGGAGGGGAAGTTCGAGCTGATCGGGCAGGCGCCGGTGATGCAGCAGTTGAGGCAAATCATCGAAACGGCCGGCCCGACCAACAGTCGAGTCCTGATCGGCGGCGAGAACGGAACCGGAAAAGAGTTGGTGGCGCGGGCCATCCATCAGCACAGCGCCAGGGTGGGCCGTCCCTTTGTCGCGGTGAACTGCGCCGCCATTCCTGAAACGTTGATCGAGAGCGAATTGTTCGGGCATGAGCGAGGTTCATTCAGCGGCGCCACGGCCATGAAGCGCGGCCAGTTCGAGCAGGCGGACGGCGGTACTCTGTTTCTCGATGAAATTGCGGACATGAGCCTGAACACCCAAGCCAAGGTCTTGCGGGCCCTGCAGGAGCAGCAGTTCACACGGGTGGGGGGCACGAAACTCATCAAGGTCGATGTGCGGGTCTTGGCGGCCTCCAACAAAGATCTGCTGAAGGAAATTGAAAAGGGTACCTTCCGGGAAGACCTGTTTTACCGACTCAACGTGGTGCCGATCGTGGTGCCGACCCTGCGCGACCGCCGCGAGGACATTCCATTGCTCGTGAAACATTTCCTGCGGGTGCATGCGGAAGAACAGGGTTTGAAGATCAAGCAGGTGTCGCCGGAAGCCATGGACGTGTTCATGCAGTATGAGTGGCCGGGCAACATTCGCGAGTTGCGCAACCTCATCGAACGACTCATGATCATGGTGCCGGGCTCCGTGATCGAGGCCTCGCATGCGTCGATGGCGCTGCAGGTGCGTCCCCAGTTGTCGGCGCCGCAATCGGCCGTCGCCGCTCAGCCGGCCAATACGTTGCTGACCAAGCACTACGATTCCCTTCGCGATGCCAGGAACGCCTTCGAGAAGGAGTTCATTGCCCGCAAACTCCGCGAACACCACTGGAACATCTCCCGCACGGCCGAAGACCTCAAGATCGAGCGCAGTCACCTGCATCGGAAGATCAAATTGCTGGATGTCGAGATGCGGCCGGAAAGCTAG